A window of Daucus carota subsp. sativus chromosome 2, DH1 v3.0, whole genome shotgun sequence genomic DNA:
ttagttaaaattgcaagacatattaataattttcgtCTTAACAACTTTTTCGAGTTTGTTTTCAGTGCAGGCAGAAAAAGTGTTAGATAAAAACAGAACTAGTCTTGCGGCAGACATGATAAAAATGTGTATCTGGGAAAAGATAAACAAAAAGACACCAAGATGAAAAAATGACaccaagaaaattaaaaaaaatgacctGGATGGTAAAGACGATCCATGGACGGCGATGATTACTTCATCACAATTATCCGCCAACGATGAATgaaggtaatataattttttttttaattttaacgcTTGTTTGATTTCATTTGTTTGAAAATgtgttttgtttatatttttgtttattgtaTTGATGCGGTCAGTTTCATTTTTTGGAGAGTAGTGtctcaaattatttataaaatttttataagggattttctatggtgtgcccaagggcacacaatagtccctaactccaataaaaataactccttttgattggtggatgaataataaatgataatggcccccctgcattcacatcaactccaccaatcagaataggtcatttttatagaatttagtgatttttgtgtgcccttgggcacacattagaaagaccgtttttataattaataagaacTATACAAGGTCCCGTGTTCttgtttctcaaaaaaaaaaggtcCCGTGTTcttgtaaataaaaaataaaaattttgatcaaattatattcatttaaaaattaaaatattatttaaattaaattgaattgaataaaGAAACCGTCACAAATTTGTAATTAATCGCGGATTCGCTAACTGAAACCCGACCTGAGATCAAACCGAACCCCTGCACAGGGCtgacaatatcagacacgacccgaacccgcaacccgatttactgagacaaaatcCGAAAATCACCCGTTTGACAcgaaatgacccgaaattagaattttgtttctaataatttcaattttcagttttattcaattttaagtgattttagcttgacccgaaatcgactcgaaatcgacccgattgctgataCGAACACGATCCGTTACCGAAATTACCACCCCTGCCCCTGCACTAACGGGCCGATCACGAGCCAATCTGCCGCAAGCCGGACCTTGGCCAACCCGGCAGAGCGTTGTTgcatagaatcatataaatgtTGACCGCCCGGTCCGGGCCAGGTCTACCGGAGACAGACAGTCATAAACTAGATTATCATACCTAGAACAAGTCACTGAAAACTGATCTAAGATTTTTATTCTACGATATATTAGTATACTTAATTTCTGGTAACAATCATACAACGTACTAAAAGAATCGAAGTATTTTTCATTAGACAAATGAAGTAGGACGACGAGGTTGTCTGGAGCCATGTTCAATAGTTGGCACTGTCCTAGCCCCATTCGCAACATGAGCTCCAACATGTCCCACCATTGACACCTGCAAAGCCTCCTCCTCATAAGTCCTCCTCTCAATCTCATCCATTCTCGCTTTCTTCTTCACCTGCACCAGCATTGCAATCAGAAGCAACCCGAGAAGAGAAGCTCCTATTGCTGCTCCTATCGAGCTCCCCACCGCGATTTTCCAACGACTAATGCCTTTTTTCTTGAATGGCAACAACGGAGACTGAACCACCATCCCGAAATGACCATGCCCTTTTGCAAAACACACGTTTTCGGACACTTGATTGGTCAGTGTCACCTTGCCATCATGTTCAAAGCTGGCACACATTGGTATAAGGCCTGTTGTGAGGTTCACAAGCCTTGTGGTGTTACTGAAATCTACGGTGATCAGTTCTTTATTTGCTTGAATTACGACCTCGTATGGAGTACTAAAGTTCATGTCGTCGCCAGCATTGTAAGCGAGTAGGCCTAAGACAGGGGAAATGAGCTGGTAACCTGTCAACTCGTAGTTGTCGTAATATATGTATGACCAGTTGTGTCCGAGATTTTGTTTCACGAGAAGAACTCTTTGAGCACAAGGGCGGATGGAAATACCAGTGCCTAAGTGGAATTCTTCAAATTTTGCACCATACCTCCGGAGACTGCCACAACGGTACCTTACTGTACTAACGACGATGCCTGATAGATTTGCTGGTAAATGAATGGTATGCAATTGGCCTGTTCCAAAGTTGTTGCTGTATGTCTGGAATGTGTAGTCTCTGATGAGGAGATCAAGAAGACGAGATGATTTGATCCCTGGAGCCTCGGTACTAGTCATTGTTGTTGAGGATGCTAACCAAAGAATTACACAAAGAAAAATCAGGGATCCCATATGACGAAGCTGTTGGTTGTTTCCAAAGAAGTAGTTAGCTAGAGAAGTATTTCACATAGAAATTCTTGACAATTTGAATGAATGGGAGAGTAAATCTAGCCGGATTTTTTTTTCTACAAAGAAAAACTAGGCCGAGATCGGGAATGAAAAAGTTGAATCTCTTAGAGAAGTGGTAAATCATAGAAGCTTTAAAGGACTTATGAAAAGAGAGCGTAAATGAAGTTATAATATGAGATTGGTGGCCTGAGGCTCTGAGATTGTCGAATACTCTAGTTCATAGGACTGTCTGCTGGTATAGAGAAAGTTTAAGGGTAAGATGTACTGCGTATTACTTCAGTCGTAGGGAGCCTTGTGAATTAGGTACGTTATTTTTATCAAGTGTACATATGACTACATGAGGAGTGGTAGTGATAAGGTTGAAGAAATGATTTGGAGCATGGGCTTAATGATTAAGGTTGATATTTAAAGTCAAAAGGAGAGAAGGCGTGCTTAGTGAAGGGAATGAACGGAAAGTCCTCTGTTTTCTCTTTATGCATGGGGACACAATACTCTGATTGTGTTTTCTAACATCATGTCCCACTCCAGCTGCTTGCCTCTGTCATCTGACTGAATCCAAATCTCAACATTCTAAGTCcattgttttataatttatatccaGAGATGTCTGAGATTTATGAGTTTAATCAGTCACCCTAATTATACTCAAAGATTAATAAAGTATACTGCAAAAACATGTGATTAATCCTTTTATGATGCATAACTCAACTTGTAATTCAATACTATATCTTCTGAGATAACGGTTACATTAAGAAAATGATACCTGTGGTAAAATGATTATGAGAATGTCGATAAATAAAAGCGAAATGCCTCAAAAAGGAAGAGCCAAGAGCATCAATGGAAATTGACCATGGTGCTGTATGTCAATCCTGCATTCCAGTTTGAAGGAGCAACATTCCAGGCTACAATGGTCTCTTTAGATGTATACGAGGTGATCTTGAAAGAAAGAGCCTGGCCTTGCAATGTCGCGAAAGCTTGATATGAAGCTCCCCAGTTGTGGCTCATGCTAATCCACCCTGTTTTGCTTCCTTTTACCCACATGTTGGATATGTCACCACCTCCAGCTACATTCATTACATATACCAACAACCAGTAGCCATTTCCCTCGAATGAAAATCGAAGCCCCCCTTTTTTGATGCATGGAACTCTGCAACAGAAAAGCAAATAAGAATCagcaaaaattattattgttatttttgtaTGTCGCTTGTTAAGACTGGGAAAGTGTTTCTTACCTGCGGTACATGACAGGAACAATGCCACCTTTCCACTGCGCGATTTTCATAAAGGCGGGCTTAGCCATGTCAAAGTGAGTTCGGGGAGGGTTGCACCAGCCACCATTGTTGGAATCTTGGTTCCAGTTTGGAGGGCAGATGTTTGTTGCTGTGACTGTTGTAAAAGGTGAGCCTGCAAAGCACCAAGGAGAGTGCACACACTTTATTTGATAACAAGTCCCACATGCATATCCATTGTTAAATAACGTCGAGCTTAATGCTGCTGTATCTACCCCATAACCATTGTTGAACAAATTCCCATAACCACAAGCTCCTCCTGtaaatcaaaaagaaaaaaaaaattcgttAACAAGATATttgtttgtatatgtacaatGAATATGATTTTTAAGTAGAACCGAATATTAATACCACTGCTATTAAAGCAACAACTAAAGAAGCATCGAAGCTAAATAAAGAGAAATTGGCAATGAACGAACCCATGGTTGCAGAGGCAGATTCATCTCCATAAAAAGTGGCATTAGCAAGAGACCATGGGCTAGGTCGATATATCGGTGCATAAGCTGATATAAATCTCCCAAAGATTGTAGCAGACAAGGCCATGAACAAGATGCGGAGTCTCCACAAATATAGAAAAGAAGGCATGGCTTGAAAAACCGGAGAAAGCAAGCACAGTGAGCATTGTAATGCGGATTTGATGTTTATATATCCAGAGGCGCAGAGTTCAGAATGCAGAGGAGGAGCTGGAGTTTTTGTATTTCGTGCTTTCACGAAGATGGTGGTCTTCAATTTTGTTATGTGTGATCACGTATATTTGCTTAGTCAGTGTTGTATGCCATAAAAAAAGACAAGGAGATTACATGAACAACGTGCAGGCAGGTATAACATATACGCTGTATGCAAATACATTAACCATTAAATTAAATCTacttaaaagttttaattttcGGTTAAGCTTAGCTACTGATTGAGAGGAGGTTCTCTAACCACCAGTCAAGCAAGTTAACTACTTTCCATTTTCAGTTTGGTCAAGTGGGAGTTCAACTTACCACGTGCACCCTCCTTTCCTATTTCCATCACCCTCAACATGTCCATTacctttataaataaattttcaccTCAAGCTTCAATTTCAGAAATAAACACAGAGCACATACTAAATCACGATGGTCGCGACTACCTTAGAATCTCCAAGAGTAGAGACCCTGGCTGGGAGTGGCATTCAGCTAATCCCGAAAGAATACGTGAGGCCGAAAGATGAACTTGTCAGCATCACCAACATTTTCGAGGAGGAAAAGAGTGATGAAGGCCCTCAGGTGCCCACAGTCGACATAGCTGATATTCTGTCTGATGACAGAGCTGTCAGGGAGAAATGCTATGAAAGAATTAAGGATGCTGCCGTGGACTGGGGAGTCATGCACCTTGTTAACCACGGGATCTCAAATGAGCTCATGGATCGTGTTAGAGTGGCTGGACAGGCGTTTTTTGCTGAACCAATTGGCGAGAAGGAGAAGTATGCAAATGATCCGGGCACTGGAATGATTCAAGGGTATGGAAGCAAGCTAGCCAACAATGCCAGCGGCCAGCTTGAGTGGGAAGACTATTTCTTCCACCTTGTTTACCCCGAAGAGAAAGCTGATTTGTCTATTTGGCCTAAGAAACCACAGGACTACATGTAAGTCGCCACAAACTGATAAAAACTTTCAACTATGGATTATAGTAGATAGCATGACATGAAtttgtttttgtatatattgCAGTCCGGCAACAAGGGAGTACGCGAAGGAGTTAAGAGGCCTCGCGACAAAGTTACTATCTGCATTATCTATAGGACTGGGACTTGAAGAAGGAAGGCTAGAAAAAGAAGTTGGCGGAATGGAAGAGCTAATACTCCAGATGAAGATCAATTACTACCCGAAGTGTCCTCAACCTGAACTGGCTCTCGGTGTTGAAGCTCACACTGATGTGAGTGCACTCAGTTTCATACTCCATAATATGGTTCCTGGGCTACAACTCTTCTATGGAGGCAAGTGGGTGACCGCTAAATGTGTTCCAGACTCTATTATAGTACACATTGGGGACACACTTGAAATTTTAAGCAATGGCAAGTATAAAAGCATTCTTCACAGGGGACTTGTGAACAAGGAGAAAGTTAGAATTTCGTGGGCTGTTTTCTGTGAGCCTCCTAAAGAGAAGATTATTCTAAAGCCACTGCCAGAGACAGTAACTGAGGCTGAGCCACCGCTCTTTCCACCCCGTACCTTTGCTCAGCATATGGCACACAAGCTGTTCAGGAAGAGCCAGGAAGCTATTGATGACTCGAAAAAGGTTCAGCCACAGGAACAAAATAATGCTGAAACTGATATTCCTCAGCCAGAAGAACAACAAAAAACCGTAGAAAGTAAACCTcagaaaattgaaatattaaagcCTGGAGAAGAGGCATCTACTTctccataatttgaaatttctCAGCTGCTGGAACAGAATAACTATCCTCTAAAAGTAGATATCCGAATCCTTCTATCAAGAGTTGATTTGTCACAGGCTTCAGACATTACTATCTCAGTTGCCACATGTTTGAAATATGTTAAATAACCTTGTTGCAATATATTCAAGTATTGGTttctataataaattatgagaatatCCGTAAAATCAGTTACTCTATGCTGTGCATGAAATCATAACCTGGAACAGTATCAGGATAATCCCAACTAGAGAATATTATTCACCCTAAATTGGTTTGAGCGTCACTTGTTATCAAATAACTCTATTTCAAGCTTGTGCAGAAAAACAACAGAgcgaaaaaaatgtaaaatctcCGTGCTGATATAACATGGTATTGTTTAAATGATGTTCTGGACAATTTTAACTTTGTTATCGATGTAGATTAGTTATTGTCTGTAAGATATAGAAGATTACTTTTTCATATAGGTTCCACCTCTGAGAGGAAGGGCTGCTTTGCAAAGAATGCATCCAAGTTACCCACAATTACTCTCACCAATGCTGAAAAGGATTCCGGGGTTGTAACAGCTTTGTGTGCAGATAGCACCACATTGTTCAATGCAAGTAACTCTTCTGGCACATGAGGCTCATTCTCAAAAACATCAAGAGCAGCTCCTCCAATCTCACCATGTAGCAATGACTGTACAAGTTCCTTCTCATCAATGAGAGGTCCACGCCCAACATTAACTATGACACCGGTCTTTCCCAGAGCTGTCAAGACTTCCTTGTTTATCAAGTGGTGAGTTTCGTTTGTTAATGTGCAACAAACGATGAGAGCATCACTATTCCTGGCAAGGTCATGAATAGTTTCGTAATATGGAAAAGTAACAAGCTCTTTCTTTTTCCTCGAGTTGTAAGCAATGATGCAGCCGAATGCCTCTAGCCTTTTCGCTATCTCAGAACCAATACTTCCAAGTCCAACAATCCCAACCTGTTTCCCACCTAACTGCAGTATGAAGACTGTAATTATTAGAACCTGTATGTCGAGTCTCATGAGGATAGCATTGTGTTAAGGCGAAGACAAACATTTCAGATTCAATCAACTTTTATTGTTGTGAGAAATTTATATGCATTAGATGTGATTACAAAGTATAATACTTAAACAAATTAGGATACTGACCTTCAAACCAAGAGGATACTCTCCTTTTACAGGCCACATTCCATCCCGCACAAATCGATCAGCAGATGACAATCGACGAAGAACAGCTATCAATAGGCCAACTGCATAATCCGCAACATCCTCAGTAAAGGCATCACCAGCACTGGTGACTTTAATTCCACGGCGGCAACACTCTGCAACATCGATGTGGTTGACTCCAACACTAGAACCCACCACACACTCCAGTGAAGGGAGCTGGTCTAGAATTTCAGAGGTCACTTCTGAAATGCCTACGCAGAGTAAGACCCGGACAGAGCAAGATAGGGTTGGAAAGGTTGAGTCAGAGGGCTCGAGGAGGCGATAACGAGTCCCGATCCATTCTCTAAAGGGTATGCCCCTATATTTTTGACCGCAATGATAGAATACCAGAGGAAGTCCATCATTGTTGATGTTTGAATCATGGAATTCTGAAGAAGTAGCCGCCATTGATGATTTTTGGAGAAAGGTATTCTACCCACTGTCTTATCTTTATTTACTTACTGGGTGGACCAAAGAGCATAGAGAGACAAGTCAGTAGGTAACAAGAAGATTCAAGATGCAATATTCTAGCTGCTAGTAGCATTACTTTTATTCAATTTGAGTAATGTCAAGAATTGCCGTCCATATAGTAACATTAATGTTCTTCATCAGATGAGGTATCCAGATATGTTTCATAAAGATTCCAATACAAGTGAAATAAGATATAAAGATTACAGCAGTAAGtgttattttttcttgttaGCCCAAGTGACCAAGGATTTATCTTCTTTTGTCCCGGGTCCTGGTTCGACTCTGATTCATCTCGGGAATATCTGAGAATAGATAACATAGTCATGCATTTAAGACAAAAGaagattattttgttatttaagtTTCATCTCTGAAAGCAAGGGCTGGTTCGCGAAGAATGCATCCAAGTTACCCAAAATTACGCTAACTAATGCTGAAAAGGATTCCGGGGTTGCCATAGCTCCGTGTGGAGAGAGCACAACATTGTCCAATGCAAGTAGCTCTTCTGGCACATGTGGTTCATTCTCGAAAACATCAAGAGCAGCTCCTCCAATCTCATCTCGTAGCAAACATTGTACTAATTCCTTCTCATCAATGAGAGGCCCGCGTCCGACATTGACAATAACACCAGTCTTTCCCAGAGCTTTCATGACATCCTTGTTAATCAAGTGGCGAGTTTCATTTGTTAATGCACAACAGAGAATGAGAGCATCACTATTCCTTGCAAGGTCATGAGCACTTTCATAAAATGGGAAGGTTACATGTGTCTTCTTCTTCCTCGAATTGTAGGCGATGATGCAGCCAAAAGCCTCTAACCTCTTCGCAATCTCAGAACCAATACTTCCAAGCCCCACAATCCCAACACGTTTCCCCCCTAACTGCAGTTCGAACAGTGTGTAAGTGTTGTACTTGAAGCTATATAGTTAACTGATGCACACCGACACGTatcgaaaaaaaataaaattctagtGTATTAGTTTCTTATAGATGTGTCCTGATCCGAGTATGTGTATATCCAACGGCTGTGATTTTAACAAATTTCTGTCATGTTAAACTTTTTTGTCAATGTTCAAACATTTTTCCGCTGAATACATAAATACTCATTTTGATCGTCTAGCCGAGAAGACCATTACAAACAAATAACCATATTAGTCGTACAGCAGGAAAAAATCACCGGACGTGACAGAAATTTGTTATAATCACGACCACTTGATACATCATCCACATCCGCGTCTATAAAACTTTAGGGGGGCCAGGACCCATTTAGGTGCAAAGTACTGATTAGACACTCACAAAACTTGAATTTTCaatgatatattgcatattcaAGAATTTGTTTTATTAGAAGCATTTACGGTATAACatccaaattaaaatattgaccTTAGAAGCAAGAGGGTAGTCTCCTTTTGAAGCCCACATTCCAACCCGCACAAATCGATCAGCAGTTGACAACCGACGAAGAACATCTATCAATAGCCCAACTGCATAATCCGCCACATCTTCCGTGTAGGCATCACCGGCGGTGGTGACTTTGATTCCACGGCGGCAACACTCTGCAACATCGATGTGGTTCACCCCAACGCTAGATCCCACCACACATTCCAGTGAAGGCAGTTGGTCTAGATTTTCAGAGGTCACTGCTGAAATGCCTACGCAGAGCAAGATAGGGCGGGAAAGGATGGGTCGGAGACTTCGAGGAGGCGAAAACGAGTTCGGATCAGATTGCTTATAGGGTTGTCTTTGTACTTTTGATTGTAATGATGGAGTACCAGAGAAAGTTCAGTAACGTTGTTTGGGTTGGATATTTCAGAGGAGGCGGCCTCCATTGAGGATTCTTGATTTCTTGGAGAAGGATTAATCAACGGTTACTTGTAAGGtcatatttgttaaaaaaaaaaagaaattttatattaattttgaaaaaatattttatcattttataaaacatatttaatttaatttagatattttgatttattaaaaaatctgaTAAATTGATTAGTTTCAATGCTTAATttttacataataaaattatgcagtttttttttttttgaaaatataaaattatgcagTTAGATATTCAAGAAACCAGACTGTAGAAAAAACAAGGAGTTTCGTCTATATAAATCTCAACCCAAGAAGACAAGATGTAATATTTTAACTAATCATGGGCATTACTTCATTCCATATGAGCAAGACAAAATCGCCTACAGTAATTTTCTTTGTACATGTTTGAGAAGTTTACGATACAAGGACAAAATTACTAAAAACAGGAATTACTgtataaagaaaattaattatatgttaatGATCAATGAAAAGAAGCTTAGCCAGCTATTGGTAGCATTATTTTAATCATTTTGAGCAAGGACAAAATTGCCTGCAGCATATTGCAATTATCTTTTCCTATCAATGATCAATATAGTTAAGTATATATGCTTCAGAAGTTTACAATATAAGTGAGACAACAAGGGTAGAATATCTTCACTCAGGCATGATCTGGGACAGCAAAGGCTTATCTGCAAAGAACGCGCTTAAATTTCCAATGACCACATTTCTTAATGCAACCATAGATTCCGGGGTCGCAACAGCTCTATGAGGAGATAAAACAACATTGTCTAATCCAATTAGCTCTTCTGGCACTCTAGGTTCGTCCTGGAAAACATCAAGACCTGCTCCTCCAATCTCACCTCGCACCAAAAACTTGACAAGTTCCTTCTCATCAATGAGAGCTCCACGACCCACATTAATGACAACTCCAGTCTTTCCTAAAGCAGTCATAACATCCTTGTTAATCAAGTGATGAGTTTCTTTGGTTAATGCGCAGCAAACAATGAGAACATCACTGTTGGCTGCAAGGTCATTAACATTGGCGTAATAAGGGTATGAAACATGCGGCTTCTTGTTCCTTGAATTGTAGGCGATTACGCAACCAAATGCTTCCAGCCTTTTGGCAATCTCAGAGCCGATTCTTCCCAGTCCGATGATTCCAATGACCTTGCCCCCTAACTGCATTTCTAAAGATTTCAGTGCCTTTGTTATTCACAACATAAACAACGTTCAACAAAATAACATCAACACATAGAAAACCTCAAAATTAGTGGACCGAAGCATATATTGGGCCTGTTTGgccaagagaagcagaagctgcttctgacttctgcttctcttgacccgtttgtgtaaagaagtagaagcacttttaagaagctgagaatgctagcttctctctcacagcttctgcttcttttccaaacactttattaacttatttacttctcacttctactccacttctttactataagcaagaagtcacttcttttaagctaacccaaacggccccataatcaTCTCAGTGAAACACAAAGGACTTAAAAAAGATTTATAGTAATGCGATTCATCATTGACTAAATTAGTTTGTATATCATTGAACTAGACTAATTAAAACAACCGTCCTGTCCGgtatatatttaacaaaatattataatatttgatcGAACATCTGTATAAGCCACCTCATTTTGTACATAATCAAACGCTTATATTTATTTACCGAAAGACTATAATATTTGATCAAACACTGATGGGTACTAAGTTATGtttgtagatatatattatgatcAG
This region includes:
- the LOC108209619 gene encoding uncharacterized protein LOC108209619, yielding MGSLIFLCVILWLASSTTMTSTEAPGIKSSRLLDLLIRDYTFQTYSNNFGTGQLHTIHLPANLSGIVVSTVRYRCGSLRRYGAKFEEFHLGTGISIRPCAQRVLLVKQNLGHNWSYIYYDNYELTGYQLISPVLGLLAYNAGDDMNFSTPYEVVIQANKELITVDFSNTTRLVNLTTGLIPMCASFEHDGKVTLTNQVSENVCFAKGHGHFGMVVQSPLLPFKKKGISRWKIAVGSSIGAAIGASLLGLLLIAMLVQVKKKARMDEIERRTYEEEALQVSMVGHVGAHVANGARTVPTIEHGSRQPRRPTSFV
- the LOC108209620 gene encoding expansin-A18-like; this translates as MPSFLYLWRLRILFMALSATIFGRFISAYAPIYRPSPWSLANATFYGDESASATMGGACGYGNLFNNGYGVDTAALSSTLFNNGYACGTCYQIKCVHSPWCFAGSPFTTVTATNICPPNWNQDSNNGGWCNPPRTHFDMAKPAFMKIAQWKGGIVPVMYRRVPCIKKGGLRFSFEGNGYWLLVYVMNVAGGGDISNMWVKGSKTGWISMSHNWGASYQAFATLQGQALSFKITSYTSKETIVAWNVAPSNWNAGLTYSTMVNFH
- the LOC108209615 gene encoding leucoanthocyanidin dioxygenase; amino-acid sequence: MVATTLESPRVETLAGSGIQLIPKEYVRPKDELVSITNIFEEEKSDEGPQVPTVDIADILSDDRAVREKCYERIKDAAVDWGVMHLVNHGISNELMDRVRVAGQAFFAEPIGEKEKYANDPGTGMIQGYGSKLANNASGQLEWEDYFFHLVYPEEKADLSIWPKKPQDYIPATREYAKELRGLATKLLSALSIGLGLEEGRLEKEVGGMEELILQMKINYYPKCPQPELALGVEAHTDVSALSFILHNMVPGLQLFYGGKWVTAKCVPDSIIVHIGDTLEILSNGKYKSILHRGLVNKEKVRISWAVFCEPPKEKIILKPLPETVTEAEPPLFPPRTFAQHMAHKLFRKSQEAIDDSKKVQPQEQNNAETDIPQPEEQQKTVESKPQKIEILKPGEEASTSP
- the LOC108209616 gene encoding glyoxylate/hydroxypyruvate reductase HPR3-like → MAATSSEFHDSNINNDGLPLVFYHCGQKYRGIPFREWIGTRYRLLEPSDSTFPTLSCSVRVLLCVGISEVTSEILDQLPSLECVVGSSVGVNHIDVAECCRRGIKVTSAGDAFTEDVADYAVGLLIAVLRRLSSADRFVRDGMWPVKGEYPLGLKLGGKQVGIVGLGSIGSEIAKRLEAFGCIIAYNSRKKKELVTFPYYETIHDLARNSDALIVCCTLTNETHHLINKEVLTALGKTGVIVNVGRGPLIDEKELVQSLLHGEIGGAALDVFENEPHVPEELLALNNVVLSAHKAVTTPESFSALVRVIVGNLDAFFAKQPFLSEVEPI
- the LOC108209618 gene encoding glyoxylate/hydroxypyruvate reductase HPR3-like — translated: MWASKGDYPLASKLGGKRVGIVGLGSIGSEIAKRLEAFGCIIAYNSRKKKTHVTFPFYESAHDLARNSDALILCCALTNETRHLINKDVMKALGKTGVIVNVGRGPLIDEKELVQCLLRDEIGGAALDVFENEPHVPEELLALDNVVLSPHGAMATPESFSALVSVILGNLDAFFANQPLLSEMKLK
- the LOC108206715 gene encoding glyoxylate/hydroxypyruvate reductase HPR3, whose product is MATVQETQNSHSSTTKNEHLPLVYYHRSPSFNFSINQWLEPSFRLLEPDHPEFSSLSQTVKALVVVGPTPLTGETLDKLPGVEIVVGTSAGVNHMDVAECHRRGVKVTNAGDAFSEDVADYAVGLLVDVLRRVSAADRFVRAGLWPLNGVYPLGSKLGGKVIGIIGLGRIGSEIAKRLEAFGCVIAYNSRNKKPHVSYPYYANVNDLAANSDVLIVCCALTKETHHLINKDVMTALGKTGVVINVGRGALIDEKELVKFLVRGEIGGAGLDVFQDEPRVPEELIGLDNVVLSPHRAVATPESMVALRNVVIGNLSAFFADKPLLSQIMPE